Sequence from the Thunnus maccoyii chromosome 11, fThuMac1.1, whole genome shotgun sequence genome:
GccatttccctctgaaaagtCCTGCTCTGTTATATTTCCATTGTTGCCGCTGCACCTGTTTGCCCACAGGGACACATGGAGAAAATCAGTCACTGGCAACTGTTAATTTCTCATTAGACTCTCTTTGCACATTGTAAACAGACGACAGTTTGGGATCTAAAGCTCATAGCAGGTGCACCTCCTTGTTTAACGTTTTGGTTGGCTGTGCTCTCAAAAACTGAATTGTCTGTTTTACTTGCTGAGAAATCTGATGCAGTTTACAACCTCTTTTGGTGTTATTTCAAGGTCTTAAAAGTGGTCCTGAatagttatgtttttttcctcaagaTTCCTCTCATTTGAAGAAATATTTAGGGACAGGACAAGATTGCAAACCCTTGAAAATATGGCCTAAAATTGGTAGAATTCACATCCTACCCATTACAAGATTGCAAACAGCAGATTACGGATGACTGCACACCGCATAAATGATGATAGGCAGGGAATGATGGAATTATGTGGATTGTGCTTAAAGAGGTCCTTATTGTCCAacttcattgttggtttggatctgcacatgagatttgtttacaataagaaaaatatagaaaattgacAGCCTTATCTTTTGAGAATTTTGGTGCATCTGGGGGTCAGCGGTGTTTGGGCAGTTGTCCACCTTTCCCAGTTGGTAATAAAGCCTTGGTGAGGTGTCCCGATATAAGAACAtaacatagactgtatatgaagatggacgtagcaaggCGTGACGTCAGCTATTGGTTTGCaatggagccagtttgaagcccagagttgctgcttgctatcagcgccatcttttccatttggagccaggaccttccaaataaggagtgcagggtcCTTcttttcatgctctggaaacacgccctgcATCCTCAAATCAAAGCTAACGCTGAGTGGTGCAGACTTGTGTTAATATTAGCTAACTGatacaaataacattaaacttactaaAATATTGCGTGATTAGTTAGCAATTCAATGCAAGTCCCAGAGCGAGGgagtgaactgtcaatcacaccTGTCAATCACTATCGTCAACTGTCAATGCTATTCGTCTTATATCTTATTAATAAaccaataatttccaaaattaccaccagcacacttattagaggtcctgaatttagagattgacaccataatgactcattggaaaaatgtattgacGTAGTATATCatgagagaagttgacatttttaggAGTATTGGAGCCATTTTTTTGAGGCAGCAACTAGTGACCATCAGTGGTATTGCACTCTAAGGGACTTCCAATTTCAAATTGTGGTTGTTGCCACAAAAGATCGTATCTTTTAAGGTTTGTGTGCAGTCAGTTTAAGTACATTATTTCCCAAATCTTTACATGTTGTCCACTCCATAGTCATGTAATTTATAcatcaccaaaaaaacaaaatatttacatacaacTTTTCAGTCCAATAACGGTtcaaaagtacatttactctgGAATTAAGGTTAGAGGAAAAAATATAGATGTTCATTAACACAAGGTAATGGCCAAACAGTAAACTACTAGCCAATCAGATAAAAGTATTTTCCACGGCTGtggtgtaaaatgttttataacaatTCAAAAGCTTTTGAGCAACAAGCAGTACAGTCTGTGATTTGGAATGCCTTCTTCAGATATTAACAACATAAGTCCTCCCACAGGGGCAACAAACACATCGACACACAAAAGAGCTCAATCAGACACCTGATGTAAATTGATTCCATTAAGTCAAGATTGTGTCTGTATCAGCAGCCAGCCTGTGGCTTTACATAATTTGTGAAACTCTCTCTTTATACCCTGTGAGGAAGATATATAATTACACCAATTTGCTCTCAATGAATGACCTAATAGaggttttcttttgtgtgtttcagcaaataaatgtcagaaagaaaAAGTCTTATTGGCTGGtggtattttcagtttttattttctcctcaaattaatatgttaatttattggtgattatgaatatgaaaagattggatgaataattaataatacagAAGTGCTGAATAATGTGAAACACTgaccatatttttttttgcctttgttgtTAGAAGATACACTTCTTTGTAGCTGGGAGACATACAACCTGcattaaaatcagttttaacCAAACTGcccattttaaaaatatggtattttttgtcaaaaattgattaaaactgaaaatcatGAGCCATAGCAATACTGAAGATTTGTGGGTTCAAAatcatgaacacaaacactaacaagGACCCagcatttttgtaacttttgttcattttatatCCTTTGTACATCGGTTTCTTGGGTTTTACTATCTTTTGCtggtgtgtgagagtgtgattTGCATTTAGTACACATTTCCAAAATGCAGtacaaggaaaaaaagagaaaaataaataataaccatTTTTCAGTGGTATCTCTATGGGTGTACTTTGCATCCTGTATTGGGGGATAAATTGACCCAGGAGTTTGGCTGAggtgtcttcctgtctgtcagtcGCAGGAAATGGCTCCACACAGACGAGGCATTTAGTTCCCAGGTGCAGGCCCACCATTGGACGGCCTTACCCAGATGGATAGTACTCCTTCCACCATAAAGACACTAGTCTTCACCCTGCCCTGAAGCCACCGGTACTCCTGCCTTGGTCCAGCCTCATCAAAAGGAGCCTGGAAGCTGGGAGGCGGATATGCTGGGCTGCAGCGCCAAATCAAGCTCACTTTTCTTTCCCTCGTAAGTGGCAGAGAAAAAAGTGGGGGAGGTGCACATTTCTGGTAGACACCAGGTtctttatttctcctcttttctgaCTTCTGCATGTGTGGCTCCTTGCAggtgtccttttttttctacacttttttttctcttgacaCAGAGACCGGATCCCAAAATACGGTCAAAACCATCATGGCTCGTTTTCTTTCATTACTTGGTCTATTACCTCTCATTGTTAGACAGGCACTAGAAATCAAATTGAGCTCACAGGcacgcacataaacacacatacacacacacacacacacacacacacacacacatgcacacattcatcCTGGCTGCCCGCACTCTGTTCTCCTGCAGGTGCGAGGGCCATCCGCCTGGCCCTTTTCATGAGGCCCTCCCTTTCCTGTCCGTCTGCAGCCGTCCATTCAGCTTCAATCACAGCACCAACTGGACGCCACCGGACCACTGGCAGGGAAGGGAAGCGCCTCCACACACATCTTTCACTTGTTGAACGACAAGAGAAGAGTGGCTGGGGGAAAAAGAAAGggtcttcctcctctgcatctcCTTCTGCTTTCATCGTAAACAACTTGCTTTCTGTTTGTAACGGTGCTGTCCTTCCCCTCTTCCCCCTGccttccttttctccttctcagATGGGCTTTAcaaggaggggggtgggggagagTGCAAAAAGAGGACGGCCAGGCACACTGTGCCATGGAGTGATGCTGAGGTCTTTTTGTGGCTCATGAATGGCACATTTGAGGTTTCCAGCCTTGCTCGGTGCCCCAAGCCAGCTTCACCTGTGGTTGGAGTCAATTGGCCTGTTGTCTGCCTGTCTGGAACGGTGCCCAGCTCTCTGCCTGCCAATTTGGTTAGCGAAGCCACACAGAACTGAGCAACAATAACCTCCACCTCAAAACCATCAATTAACTCCCCACACACAGTGATGTATCCATTCACTGTTTGCCAGAACTGTTGTCTGACACGATTAATACCCACGCTAATACTGCTAATACCTGCTCTCTGTCAGATAACAAAGTACTGATGGTTTTAATGGCTTCCAAGTTGTTAAATGGCTGTAGTGGTACATTCCATTAAGCTCATAATGTTGTAtcacatacaaaaacaagattCTTCAAATGTGGTCAGGTGCTAACAAGcatctacagccatgctagtggcttTGTGAAGTTGTACTTCTGTACAGCAGTGTTTTGAccaaaatgctaacatgctgatgtttagttGCTATAATGTTTTAGCATGTAAGCATTgcaacatttgctaattagcacaaaacacaaagcacaactGAAGATAGGAATGTATTAGTTTAGTGGATACTTGATCATAATCCAAAGTTTAGACAAATATAAAGTTTGACCATCtgaatgaaaagtcaggggatcaccaaagtcactaTGCTTCATTCTGTACAAAATTTCTTGTACAGACATTTGTCAGCGCTATGAtaatatttattgatatatttttatccTTACTCACCTGCCTGTTGTGTAGAAACCCACATACTGAGAATCTGACTTGTCTGTCAATCCTCATCGCATCTATTAAGTACTTTTGTCCTGTACAatcaagaaaatgtattttaatgtaatttctcCTCTAttttgaaaactgcatttttacatttgctaCTTAATCATGTCAAAAACtcagtaaatgtaaacattttgcTCAGGTCTTCTGTTTGAATTCTGCttgtttgtctataaaatatatatatattgtcattcctgtaaatattttatgtaaaattttatttaaccaggaaatTAAGTTATAAATAGTTCCCTGACCAAGGTAGCAGCAACATCAAGAACAAAGGTTCCAGTACAGCCTGAAGAAAATGGATGGACAGTGTCAATTAGATatgttaattgtgtgtttgaaatgtgcTTGTGCTTTCATGCTTTCTACATATTCTTGTGCACAGGTTGAAACTACCTGTTTAAATACAGAATTTACTGTCAAAACCATCTCACTTTTTGTCCTGTAATCTTTCCTTAAATTGTTGAATTTCACAATGGGATTCTGTTAATATACTCACCATCTACCATTTATTTCTCAGtagaactttttcttttaaatttcaaaaagTCAACCATGCATTAGTGTGTTTCTAAAGAGCATATCAAGTCTTGGGGAGGAGTTGAGCTGAGGTGGGGGTCTGTGAGAGGAGCATTTAGCTCACTTTTCTAACGTGTGAGCTGTCATTCCCACCACACGCAGCTGTGGAAATGAACTAAAACTGAGCTGCCACTCTAGGAacctctcactcactcacttgtgcagccagccaccaaaagaaaccaaaattaaaaacactcgTCATTGTGCTGGATGGAAGCTGTTTTTGGCCAGCAAAAGGAAGATCATCAGGTGGaggaaatgacattttaattgttttactatttgtggattttttaatgagcagaagtgaaatatttttgtttttacagaccTTACAGacctattttttatttaagttaaCTGAACTTGTGCTGAAGAAATTTAAGCATTTTAGTGAACCTCAACCCTGAAGACCAGTGCACCTCTGAGAAGACTATGAATGTGCTGTCAAACCCCGTGATCAGGGCTCAGGAGCAGCCTTTACCTCTCTGTGGCCCCGGGTCTGTCCAGGACTTACCCCACTGCCCCCCGGGCTTCAACCTCAGCTCCCGGCTAAATCCTGCTCCCATGCTTGGCCTCCAGGGCAGCCAAAGATCAACCAAACCTCAGAGGGAGCTGAGCCCTGAGGAGCAGCAGGAACTCAGGAGGAAGATCAACAGCCGGGAGAGGAAGCGGATGCAGGACCTGAACATCGCCATGGACGCCCTGCGGGAGGTCATGGTGCCTTATGCCTCCTCACCTTCGTCCACTTCCTCCCTGCAGTCCCACCAGCCAGGTGCTCCTCCGGGCCGCAGGCTCTCCAAAATCTCTACCCTGGTCCTGGCCAGGAACTACATCCTGCTCCTGGGCTCGTCTCTGCAGGAGATGAGGCGGCTGCTGGGGGAGGTGAGCGTCGGCATGGGGGTGAACACAGGGCCAGTCCCCCGGCTGCTGCTCACAGGAGGGTGGCCCCTCATCTCTGGCCCCGGTCAGCTCCTCCTGACCCAGGAATCCCTCCTCACCTCAGCagcctcttcatcttcttcctccactTCATCATCACCAGCTGGTAAATGTCCACTGCTGTCTCCGGGCCCCATGGAGGCCTCACTGGCCCCTGTTCAGTGGAGCTCAGCAGGGCCCTCAGGAGGGCCCCTGTGCCCCTGTGGAGTCTGCAGACTGCCCAGATTCAGTCACTCCACTCCAGCTCCCAGATTCCCAAAGTGACACCttgaagttgaagttgaagtGGATTTCTGAAGAATGGATTTGATGACTATTACATGTATGCAACATTTTTCATATGAATTGttatttttctaacatttttaatgtgtttatataaCTTGGTATAACTGGTATTACTCACAattatctttaaatgtttttaaactttatggatctattctgtattttataagACAATTTCTTAATGACGTAAATCTAATAATCCCCTTTTGTTTCAGAGTTAAACTGCATTCTGTTACATCTTTACATTGGAGACAGAGAAACAAGTAACTGCTTTGATCATTCTTGTTGAAAGTGTCTTTGCATATGAAGTGTGAACTGTAATGACAGTATGCATGGTGCGTTTGACTGCAGTGTTGTAGCCTGTTAAGTAAAAAATGGTGACAATTTTAGGAGCCCACAACTGGAGAGGAACCAAATAAAGGGCTCTTATGGAATAAAAATTGTACCATTTAAAGACTTTGAAAACCTACTCGCTAAATCAACCTCTTAATATGAGTTTAAGGTCCCACATATACACATAATTTTCTGTTGGAAAACTATCCCAAGAGTTGGaacagtttttgtttatttcccatgagagatttctgtatttgtgtttttgtctgtgctcaTTGGTTTGAGGTAGAGAGAGCTCAGCtgaaaaaaggtgatgtcacatatGTCCAATCAGAATTGAGCAATATAAGTATCTGAATCTGATGACAGTTCTTTATTACCTGCTGATATTACCAAACCATACAGCCCTGACGAAGcagtttttgagtgttaaactcttactgaataataacaaagaacgttttttttcataactttAAATGTAAGTGTTTAATATTAAGGAAAAATACTTTGGCCCATAGCAATATTTTCTCAGGAAGCCCAACATTTTTAGCTATGCCCTTGTTTGAATGTTCAAATGAATGTATTTtactatgtgtttgtgtgtgtgggaatgagaaagaaagagcatacaagtgtgtgtcagtcagaTGGATGTAGATGAattatgtgaaaaacaaaaaaataattgaccCAATTCCATGCTACACATTATTTCTGAGCAGGTATTGAGTATAGGGGGCAGGGATGGTCTGAAGGTTAGATAAGTGGCCTCAGGTTCAACTCCCGGACAAATCTGGGTGGGAAAAGTGAGGAAGGCACTCCTAGTGAGCTCAATTGCATCAGATCAGCCTGCAGTTGGACCGGGCAGccaagtgtgaatgtgtgtaattgtgtgttcttaaaaagagagaattgTTCTCAGCAAtacttttaaataaagattaaaatgtaatgtctgATTAGATGACAAAACTATGTGTACTCGTTTAATtgcttgatttttaaaaaaaaagataggcTACATTCATTTCATGTATACTGACATAGAAAACAGTAAGCAAGTGCTGTTTACAGTCTGGAATTTGGATACAGTGAAAGTGTATCACAGTGTGAATTCATGCAGGTGTAGAGCTGCGAATAAtgataaagtttattattgattaatagttttgcatgcaaaatgacaaatgagaatttcccagagtcaagcgttacatcttcaaatgttttgttttttccaaccaacagtccaaaatccaaagaatttacaatcatatatgataatgaaaagcattaaatcatcacatttgagaagctgaaaccacaTTTTTGCcacttttgctttaaaaaggattaaaacaattattcaattatgaaaatatttgctgattgattttctgttgatcaactaatcgattaatcgactaatcctTGCAGCTCTAGATGTGTGTGCAACGTCTTTCCACCTTTCTCACTACAGTTGAGTCAATGCTCACAAGTGGAGCAGGTAGCTTTCTCCTTAGCACctatgtgtaaataagcaacagaCCACTTTCCCCTAAAGTTTTGAGTTGACTTTGTGTCAAGCAGCActtatttgtttctgtgtgtaatcTTGGAGGGGAGGGACATGAAAAAGAGAATTCTTAGAAGTTACAACAATGTTCTTCTCCTCCACAGACATTTAACCCTCCTGTTTCACCTCTGCAACACCGTTTTTGTCCGTTTTTTAGCGAATCACCTCAGGCAAATTTCTCCCTCGTTTGTATAAAGCAAAAAGGTTTCTACTTTCAACTCGTCCTTTCTCTCATGTCGCTGATCAGACCCACTTCGCCTGCTATCCCACAATACTTTGAGAGGTGATTCACCCCCATCCCACAGAAAAAGAATAGAGGCAAACTTCTTGTGTCACTCCGTGTTCACCGCAATAATTTCTGATATACTTCAGACGCTTACGAGATGCTGAGCTGAAAAGCTTCTTCCACCCTCCATGCCACCccaaaaatagtgaaacagTCCTCATCTCTTCCCCCCATTCATCTCTCCAACAAGCAAAAGATCAAAACCCACCCGTGTAATTACTGCTCTACGGAAAGGAGGCCTTTTGATTATTAgccccctctttctcctccattcTCAAATTCttgatgtttctctctgttaaGGAGCCGGGACGGGTGATTTGGCTGCTACTCATTACACTCACTCCACAATATGTTCAAACGCCCAGAAAATGTGTCTCCCTGAATGGGGTTCACTCCTGCAAACTCGCCGCCCCTCTGGAATAAAGCAGGCAGCTTCATTCTGAGCGAGAATAAGAGGCACTGGTAGGAGGGAGGATATTCTCAGCCACAACCTGGCCCTTAGCATGGCCtgcatgaataataataatgaaaataatcataatcataatgctgataaaatactcaaaataatTGCTACCCCGTAATAAGAGGATTATGGAGGGTAGATATGTGAATAGTCGTGAGTGAATGGAAGGGAATCTGTTAGCATCAGGGAGGACAAAAGAGGAGCTGGATGCCATTAAGTGAGATTAAGCTAAATAAGGCTTGATTTTCTTACAAggaaaaaggaaggaggagaagagggcgagagtgaaggaggagaggagggggagggagggagagcctGATTCATAGATCAAAGTAAGATGGCCAAACTTCACGGCTTTCATTTACATATAGCTGCTTTATGTCTCTGGAGGGATTAGCTACCTTGCTATTTTCTCTGGGTTGCTCTCTATTCTGCTACCTTTGCCCACCATCCACTTCCTCCTGCTCTCAGGACGGTTcagccttttctctctctctcactctctctcttctttttttcaagtCGGGCTCCTTAATTTCTCCCCCCTCTCATTCTCtggtctttctctctgtttctccaaGAGGCTCTCACTTTCTCGTGTTTGGTGGTGTCATTGTTGCAGCGACGCAGGGGTCTGGTCAGTCTTTGTGTTAGCACTTTAACTCATCTCCATTTCATCACTGTTGTTCAATGGGGCGAGGAGAGCTTGTAagacaatgcacacacacacacacacacacacacacacacacacacacacacacacacacacacatacacacacacgcacgaacacacacacattcattttggACAACGACCAGAATGTGGACACTTTGGTTGGATCAGCAGATTTATCACTTCTTACTCTCGTTAAAGCAATAGTAGGTCTAAAACCTGTGTCGCTGTTTTCAGAACAACTGTtctccatctttttttaaaattttatttaaccaggtaaatCATTGAGACTGTGGAAAAGTAATCCTCACACAGCTGTACACATGTGACAGGGGTGTAGAAGGACACAACTGacagagcaaaaaaataaaaatgataccaataaataataagaagcTTAAATTTAATTACTTGGAGAtcagaaaatggaaaacataatGATAAATGAACATCACTTAAATAACATAAACAGTTGGACATGTCCCTGTtatttcctttaattttatcttttatctccAATGGGACAtctctgtgttttatatatgttatatattgaTTTATCAGTAAattctgtgtttcttcttttttatttttccagctTAAACCTTCCCCTTGCTGCAGCTATGAAGAAAAAAGATATAAGACAGGATTATGACTCTTTTGAGCCACCATACATTGGCATCCAAGTTGGCGAATAGAATCATTAAGGTTCCAAAACTTGCCTGTCAGCTGTGACTGAGCTGTACATTGTGTTTTAGGGCATTCATAGCTCTTTTCTCTACTCCACATGTTTGCCTGCGGTAAGTGGCCACAGCCCAGTATCCCAGGAATCATTGTCTGTATTGGATAGTCATGTTCACCTTTTTATTAACCGTAACCACTATCTGTCCCCAATGTTATCCAAGTGTTATAGTTGACTACCCTGAATCATACCCTTTTGTATTGTACtgtagagagaaaacaaaacagagcagagttttgcagaatcatctAATATCAGCATGCTTGTCTGGTGATAGGATTGGTGGCCATTGTATAAGCGCAATAAAACACTCGGAGATGTCCTGAGAAAAGAAACTGACTCAACAAAGAACACAACACTCTGCTACATGTTGTTGCATTCTTTGCTCGATTATTTTGGTTTATCAGGACACTTCATTATGTACTTTTTTTGCTTATATAACAAAGACTGAAACAAAGTCAAACCATGTTTcacaagtattttctgtcaagTCCTTACACATACATGTcagaagataaaacatttttaccatTCAGTAAATCAGCAACTGTACAGAGTCAGTGGGGGCGGGGCTTTGTTCTAATACTCAGCTGCTTTCACAAAATTTGGTTCTCAGACTTGCAAATATTTGCTAGCATCCAATTTGCCAAAGGGCAAAAGTTGCAGCACATTTGAGTATTTTGAAAAGCACCATTATATTCTCATGTATCCATCTGGATTTCAGTGGGATTTGGTGTGCACCCAAATAGTCACTTCAAACTCCAACATATAGCTCTGCTATCCTGCACATTGTCTTCCACTGTCCCTCTCCTGCAGCCTCTCATCTCAGAGTGTTGTTTGCCTCCAGCCTTTGTTGTACTGTTTCATAGCACTTAACCAGTCAACGTGGGGAGTCCTTGGCTTAGGAAGTCTTGAGCCATAAATTTCATCTCCACAATGAGCAGAGCACAGGGGCTGGTCAGGACCCCCATTTACTTTCTAACCCAGCTTTTATTCATTCCCTCCCTAAATAACATCAGGCCCTCCTGTGCTGTCCCACCCTGAAATTCCCGATCCCCTCTGTCACCCCTTCTTTCTCAGACCGAACCAATACAACAGGGTTACTGCTGAGCCCGCCGGCCCGCTCATTAAGCATCGTGTTCTCTCCCACCCATTCCAGCCCTCTGTCCTATTCACACCATGGCCCTCATTACAACTTTACAGGCCACCATCAACCGTCACCTCATTACCCCAATCCACCGGCTAAAAGACGCACTGAGATGGTGTGTGGTCACAGGAGACGTATTGTCTTTACAAAAATCTGAAATCATCTCTAAAGTTTTGCAAATGATTTGGTTTAGAGGTAATTCGAAGCTGATTATAAGATGAAAAGATTGGACAGTTGAATTATTTACTGTGTTAATATTGCTGATAGTAACAGTGAAATAatcaataaacagcagaaagtaTGATGATCCCTGCCACCATCACTactgaatgtgtttatttagaGAAACTagaatttatgtaaaaaaaaaaaaaagaaatctgtgtGAAATCTGAGTGGGGTAACAGGAAGTTCTAATGTTTTAACAATTCCAAATCCCAAGCTTTTTTATAGCAACCCCCAAATGTTTGACTTGTTGTAATCTGTTTTATGAATTTGTTACAGCACTCTTAAATACCCTCTTTTATACCTAAAAGTATTTgtaaaacatgaacacagaaaACCACCGAGGGCTCCATTCAGCTTCCTTCGTCTGCTTTAAATCACCAAAAGCATCATGTGATTGCTcttgtttttatacattattGCTGTGTAATAATACATATGTTGGTACAGTCGGATATGAAACCTCTGCAGTGCATTGCCACTGGGGTCATTATGTTATGATTATTCACTTACCTTCTTCAGGAAACCGGAGCCGTTCCCATGATTCAATGTGCAAAAGGCAGGAGAACTTTTTAGTTATAGACAGCTCCATCAGTCCACTGCACCTTCATATTCTAATACAAAATATAAGATCAGACATCCACAGAAAAAACAGGGAACTATCAGAAGGGCATATGACTGTCAAATCAGATTAAAATCTTCACTTGAGTCAGTTTCAGACACCAAATTGTGTCCCCAGTCAGTTTTTAGGTGTTGGGGGATCGCAGTGTCCATTTTAAATGGTGGctcaacatgaaaacaatgtAGTACATAGCACTATTGCGTTGACGTATTTGTGAAAGTGTATCTCGTTATGTGTAAATGCAGTTTGGCGGGTGTAAGCTTGCAACAACAGCATGTTGCATCCAAATCAGATTTTATTCATGATAATTGAAACTCAGCCCAGTGGTGATGATTTCTGAATCATATCACCACATGCCTCACACATATACTGCACAGTGTACCTGATGCGTAAACTTTCCTACAAAGACGATCCGTTATTTTTATTGCACCTTTATGAAGATAATTAAGGTTTGTTTTCAGCTCcaagaccacacacacaaaccagaaTGAACTCCATCTTTCTCTGGATTGAAATGTATATGATATGATCCCACACACTGCTCTCTTGGTTTTGACCAGTGGGCAGTAGGATACACAACTGCCAACCAACGGATTACTTCTGTGCCACTGGACACTGTTTTAAAGCACAAAGAAAGAAgcaacaattaaaaacaaaaagaaaattatactttttgttttgtgtatttttagttCATTTCCACACTCTACAAGTCAATTTTAATACTGTTCTACAATGAATGGAGCATAGAGGACACTGGAAAGTAGGAAAGAACATTCAAAAATCACTAAAACCACTATAGGAGTCTTTGTAAGATGGGCAGCAGTTATGAAAAGTCAC
This genomic interval carries:
- the olig1 gene encoding oligodendrocyte transcription factor 1, whose product is MNVLSNPVIRAQEQPLPLCGPGSVQDLPHCPPGFNLSSRLNPAPMLGLQGSQRSTKPQRELSPEEQQELRRKINSRERKRMQDLNIAMDALREVMVPYASSPSSTSSLQSHQPGAPPGRRLSKISTLVLARNYILLLGSSLQEMRRLLGEVSVGMGVNTGPVPRLLLTGGWPLISGPGQLLLTQESLLTSAASSSSSSTSSSPAGKCPLLSPGPMEASLAPVQWSSAGPSGGPLCPCGVCRLPRFSHSTPAPRFPK